The following are from one region of the Rhizobacter sp. AJA081-3 genome:
- the trmD gene encoding tRNA (guanosine(37)-N1)-methyltransferase TrmD: protein MRFDVVTLFPELFAPHFTVGVTRRAFETCQVEVKLWPLRDFADDNYRRVDDRPYGGGPGMVMLAEPLERALTALRADRAAPAPVVHFTPTGRRIDQALIQEFAAGAGAILLCGRYEGIDQRVLDRHVDVELSLGDFVLSGGELPALALLDGVARLQEGVLGDARSHEQDSFSDGLLDCPHYSRPEMLGQGAEARPVPPVLLSGHHAEIARWRRERSLELTARRRPDLIAAARAAGRLTPADEKYLASLGL from the coding sequence ATGCGCTTCGACGTCGTCACGTTGTTCCCCGAGCTCTTTGCGCCGCACTTCACGGTCGGCGTGACGCGGCGCGCGTTCGAGACCTGCCAGGTCGAGGTCAAGCTCTGGCCGTTGCGCGACTTTGCCGACGACAACTACCGCCGCGTCGACGACCGCCCTTACGGCGGCGGGCCGGGCATGGTGATGCTGGCCGAACCGCTGGAGCGTGCCTTGACGGCCTTGCGCGCCGATCGGGCTGCCCCGGCGCCGGTGGTGCATTTCACGCCCACTGGCCGCCGCATCGACCAGGCGCTGATCCAGGAATTCGCCGCCGGCGCCGGGGCGATCCTGCTGTGCGGCCGCTACGAAGGCATCGACCAGCGTGTGCTGGACCGCCATGTCGACGTCGAACTGAGCCTGGGCGACTTCGTGCTCTCCGGTGGCGAACTGCCGGCCCTGGCGCTGCTCGACGGCGTGGCGCGGCTGCAGGAGGGCGTGCTGGGCGATGCGCGCTCGCACGAGCAGGACAGCTTCTCGGACGGCCTGCTCGACTGCCCGCACTACAGCCGCCCGGAAATGCTGGGGCAGGGCGCCGAGGCCCGGCCGGTGCCGCCGGTGCTGCTCTCGGGTCACCACGCTGAAATCGCCCGCTGGCGGCGCGAGCGTTCGCTTGAGCTGACGGCACGGCGCCGGCCCGACCTGATCGCCGCGGCGCGGGCTGCCGGGCGGCTGACTCCCGCCGACGAGAAGTATCTCGCCAGCCTCGGGCTATAA
- the orn gene encoding oligoribonuclease: MSESLLTPSNENLIWIDLEMTGLVPERDRVIEVAVVVTDANLNHRTEGPVFAIHQSDATLDAMDAWNKGTHGRSGLTERVKASTVDEASASAQLIEFLKRYVPAGKSPMCGNSICQDRRFLAIHMPALEAFFHYRNLDVSTLKELARRWKPDILAGFKKAQAHTALADIHESIEELAYYREHFLAK; the protein is encoded by the coding sequence ATGAGCGAAAGCCTGCTGACACCGAGCAACGAGAACCTGATCTGGATCGACCTCGAGATGACCGGCCTGGTGCCCGAGCGCGACCGGGTCATCGAAGTCGCCGTGGTCGTGACCGACGCGAACCTGAACCACCGCACCGAAGGCCCGGTGTTCGCCATCCACCAGAGCGATGCCACGCTCGACGCGATGGACGCCTGGAACAAGGGAACGCACGGCCGCAGCGGCCTGACCGAGCGCGTGAAGGCCTCCACCGTCGACGAGGCGTCGGCATCGGCACAGCTGATCGAGTTCCTCAAGCGCTACGTGCCGGCGGGCAAGTCGCCGATGTGCGGCAACAGCATCTGCCAGGACCGGCGCTTCCTGGCCATCCACATGCCGGCGCTGGAGGCGTTCTTCCATTACCGCAACCTCGACGTCAGCACGCTCAAGGAGCTGGCGCGGCGCTGGAAGCCGGACATCCTGGCCGGCTTCAAGAAGGCCCAGGCGCACACCGCGCTGGCCGACATCCACGAGTCGATCGAAGAGCTCGCGTACTACCGCGAGCATTTCCTCGCCAAGTGA
- a CDS encoding CobD/CbiB family protein, which translates to MSFFAVLFALLIEQLKPLPRGNVIHDTLTGWMRWAGRNFDAGREHHAWVVWGITVLVPALATVAIYKLFGHFSLLLALGWNVAVLYLTLGFRQFSHYYTDIRDALDRGDENEARRLLAQWRHLDASELPRTELLRHVIEHSLLAAHRHVFGVFFWFVLLSALGLGPAGAVLYRMAELASRYWAFKSRTVGVPVNERLMKLSQWLFGLIDHVPARLTAFGFAVVGNFEEAITCWRRDAWLWKHENEGIILAAAAGAVGVQLGGSAAPGITPDRSKTFEAGALPESAGAEGSTPGLPPVAGHLRSVVGLVWRSVVLWMLLLALLSLANLIG; encoded by the coding sequence ATGAGTTTCTTCGCCGTCCTGTTCGCGCTGCTGATCGAACAACTCAAGCCCCTGCCGCGCGGCAATGTCATCCATGACACGCTGACCGGCTGGATGCGCTGGGCGGGCCGCAACTTCGACGCCGGCCGCGAGCACCACGCCTGGGTGGTGTGGGGCATCACGGTGCTGGTGCCGGCGCTGGCCACCGTGGCGATCTACAAGCTGTTCGGCCATTTCAGCCTGCTGCTCGCGCTGGGCTGGAACGTGGCGGTGCTCTACCTCACGCTGGGCTTCCGCCAGTTCAGCCACTACTACACCGACATCCGCGACGCACTGGATCGCGGCGACGAGAACGAGGCGCGCCGCCTGCTCGCGCAGTGGCGCCACCTCGATGCCAGCGAGCTGCCGCGCACCGAGCTGCTGCGCCACGTCATCGAACATTCGCTGCTGGCCGCGCACCGCCATGTGTTCGGCGTGTTCTTCTGGTTCGTGCTGCTGTCGGCGCTGGGCCTCGGGCCGGCTGGGGCGGTGCTGTACCGCATGGCCGAGCTGGCCAGCCGCTACTGGGCCTTCAAGAGCCGCACCGTCGGCGTACCGGTGAACGAGCGGCTGATGAAGCTCTCGCAGTGGCTGTTCGGACTGATCGACCATGTGCCGGCGCGCCTGACGGCCTTCGGCTTCGCGGTGGTCGGCAATTTCGAGGAGGCCATCACCTGCTGGCGCCGCGACGCCTGGCTGTGGAAGCACGAGAATGAAGGCATCATCCTCGCCGCCGCTGCAGGTGCCGTGGGCGTGCAGCTCGGCGGCAGCGCGGCACCGGGCATCACGCCCGATCGCTCCAAGACCTTCGAAGCAGGCGCCTTGCCCGAGAGTGCCGGTGCCGAAGGCTCGACGCCGGGCCTGCCGCCGGTGGCCGGCCACCTGCGCAGCGTCGTCGGCCTGGTGTGGCGCTCGGTGGTGCTGTGGATGCTGCTGCTGGCCTTGCTGTCACTGGCCAACCTCATCGGTTGA
- a CDS encoding DUF2087 domain-containing protein yields MPRIDVPLHAADISSFAKSLGRELKQTHEQAQRPPGHVELLNMLARAAGYRNFQSLKARPVPAAAVPVPPPPPAALSDTAAKALRQFDAHGRVIRWPIKYSVQRLMLWGLWMRFDARRRYSEREVNEVLNAWHLFGDHCTLRRELVEMKMLARTDGGAEYRKLPRRPDAEAMALMRALRARGSPG; encoded by the coding sequence ATGCCCCGTATCGACGTGCCGCTGCATGCGGCAGACATCTCCAGTTTCGCGAAGTCCCTCGGCCGCGAATTGAAGCAGACCCACGAGCAGGCGCAGCGCCCGCCCGGCCACGTGGAGCTGTTGAACATGCTCGCGCGTGCCGCGGGCTACCGCAACTTCCAGAGCCTGAAGGCGCGGCCGGTGCCGGCAGCCGCCGTGCCGGTCCCACCCCCACCGCCAGCTGCGCTGAGCGATACAGCGGCCAAGGCGCTGCGCCAGTTCGACGCGCACGGCCGCGTCATCCGCTGGCCGATCAAGTACAGCGTGCAGCGGCTGATGCTGTGGGGGCTGTGGATGCGCTTCGACGCACGGCGCCGCTACAGCGAACGCGAGGTCAACGAGGTGCTGAACGCCTGGCACCTGTTCGGCGACCACTGCACGCTGCGCCGCGAGCTCGTCGAGATGAAGATGCTCGCGCGCACTGACGGCGGCGCCGAGTACCGCAAGCTGCCGCGCCGGCCCGATGCCGAAGCGATGGCGCTGATGCGGGCGCTGCGCGCTCGGGGCTCGCCGGGCTGA
- the mnmH gene encoding tRNA 2-selenouridine(34) synthase MnmH, producing the protein MPIVSIPAPDALLRLAEFDAVIDARSESEYAEDRLPGAINWPTLNDAERALVGTEYKQVSPFTARKRGAVLAARNIAAHIERECLDKPKDWTPLVYCWRGGQRSGSLATVLSAIGFRVHLLEGGYREFRRAVIAALEELPQRFDFRVVCGTTGSGKSRLLQRLAETGSVQVLDLELLANHRGSVLGLVPGSPQPGQKQFESHVWDALRRFDPARPVIVESESKKVGDLRVPEKLIERMRASPCIRLDLSLEGRVQLLIEDYDFFVRDTDTFCARLDALRVLRGNEVVNGWQEAARAGRTRAVVRDLLVSHYDPVYLQSMKRNFAGFAQPLLALDWDGSAASLDAAARQVSALA; encoded by the coding sequence ATGCCCATCGTCTCCATTCCGGCGCCCGACGCGCTGCTGCGGCTGGCCGAGTTCGACGCGGTGATCGACGCGCGATCCGAGAGCGAATACGCCGAGGACCGTCTGCCCGGCGCGATCAACTGGCCGACGCTCAACGACGCCGAGCGCGCGCTGGTCGGCACCGAGTACAAGCAGGTCTCGCCCTTCACGGCGCGCAAGCGCGGCGCGGTGCTGGCCGCGCGCAACATCGCCGCGCACATCGAGCGCGAGTGCCTGGACAAGCCCAAGGACTGGACGCCGCTGGTCTACTGCTGGCGCGGCGGCCAGCGCAGCGGCTCGCTGGCCACGGTGCTGTCGGCGATCGGCTTTCGGGTGCACCTGCTCGAGGGCGGCTACCGGGAGTTCCGGCGTGCCGTGATCGCCGCGCTCGAGGAACTGCCGCAGCGTTTCGACTTCCGCGTCGTCTGCGGCACCACCGGTTCGGGCAAGAGCCGGCTGCTGCAGCGCCTGGCCGAGACCGGAAGCGTGCAGGTGCTCGACCTGGAATTGCTGGCCAACCACCGCGGCTCGGTGCTCGGCCTGGTGCCCGGCAGCCCGCAGCCGGGGCAGAAGCAGTTCGAGTCGCACGTGTGGGACGCGCTGCGCCGCTTCGACCCGGCGCGGCCGGTGATCGTCGAGAGCGAGAGCAAGAAGGTCGGCGACCTGCGCGTGCCCGAGAAGCTGATCGAGCGCATGAGGGCCTCGCCGTGCATCCGGCTCGACCTGTCGCTGGAAGGCCGCGTGCAGTTGCTGATCGAGGACTACGACTTCTTCGTGCGCGACACCGACACCTTCTGCGCCCGCCTGGACGCGCTGCGCGTGCTGCGCGGCAACGAAGTGGTCAACGGCTGGCAGGAGGCCGCGCGTGCCGGCCGGACGCGCGCGGTGGTGCGCGACCTGCTGGTCAGCCACTATGACCCGGTCTACCTGCAGTCGATGAAGCGCAACTTCGCCGGCTTCGCGCAGCCGCTGCTGGCCCTCGATTGGGACGGCAGCGCGGCCTCGCTGGACGCCGCCGCGCGACAGGTGTCCGCGCTGGCCTAG
- the rimM gene encoding ribosome maturation factor RimM (Essential for efficient processing of 16S rRNA), with translation MTQPTSAAEPAWPDDAVEVGRIIGAWGVKGWFKVQAFATDPQALFSSRRWFLRPPEEPRISRPNGAEAFPPYLKIAESREHGEWVVARTLDVIDRSGAEALRGARVFVSRASFPTAGADEFYWVDLMGLAVINRQDEPLGQVVGLIDTGAHSVLRVLPEGAQGEAAERLIPFVAQYIDEVSLEQRRVRVDWGLDF, from the coding sequence GTGACGCAACCGACGTCCGCTGCCGAGCCCGCCTGGCCCGACGATGCCGTCGAGGTCGGGCGCATCATCGGCGCCTGGGGTGTGAAGGGCTGGTTCAAGGTCCAGGCCTTCGCCACCGACCCGCAGGCGCTGTTTTCCTCTCGCCGCTGGTTCCTGCGGCCGCCCGAAGAGCCGCGCATCTCCCGGCCGAACGGTGCCGAAGCGTTTCCCCCGTACCTGAAGATCGCCGAATCGCGCGAGCACGGCGAATGGGTGGTGGCGCGCACGCTCGACGTGATCGATCGCAGCGGCGCCGAGGCCTTGCGCGGCGCCCGGGTCTTCGTGTCGCGCGCCAGTTTCCCGACCGCCGGTGCCGACGAGTTCTACTGGGTCGACCTGATGGGGCTGGCCGTGATCAACCGGCAGGACGAGCCCTTGGGCCAGGTCGTCGGACTGATCGACACCGGCGCGCACAGCGTGCTGCGCGTGTTGCCCGAAGGTGCCCAGGGCGAAGCTGCCGAACGGCTGATCCCGTTCGTCGCGCAGTACATCGACGAGGTCAGCCTCGAGCAGCGGCGCGTCCGCGTCGATTGGGGCCTGGACTTCTGA
- a CDS encoding M48 family metallopeptidase, which yields MQASILTLVFIAALLGAMALKYWLATRQMRHVALHRNAVPATFAATIPLAAHQKAADYTLAKGRFGLLSTAFGAAVLLGWTLLGGLDAVNGAVREVVHPRLGDMGYQLALLAAFAAIGGLLDLPFDLYSTFRIEQRFGFNRMTWKLYLADAMKNLLVGVIIGLPIAALILWIMGATGPLWWLWAWGAWMGFNLLILVLYPTVIAPLFNKFEPLADESLRARVQALMARCGFTAKGLFVMDGSKRSAHANAYFTGFGAAKRVVFFDTLLNKLSPGEVEAVLAHELGHFKHRHVIKRIAAMFGLSLAGFALLGWLSGQAWFYQGLGVQPGIGAPNDALALLLFLLVTPVFGFFVSPLLAQLSRRHEFQADAYACAQASGVDLSSALLKLHEDNAATLTPDPVYVKFYYSHPPASERLAAMRHQPA from the coding sequence ATGCAAGCTTCCATCCTGACCCTGGTCTTCATCGCCGCGCTGCTCGGTGCCATGGCGCTGAAGTACTGGCTCGCCACCCGGCAGATGCGCCACGTGGCCCTGCACCGCAACGCCGTGCCAGCCACCTTCGCGGCGACCATCCCGCTCGCCGCACACCAGAAAGCCGCCGACTACACGCTCGCCAAGGGCCGCTTCGGTCTGCTGAGCACGGCCTTCGGCGCCGCGGTGCTGCTCGGCTGGACGCTGCTGGGCGGGCTCGACGCGGTCAACGGCGCCGTGCGCGAGGTCGTGCATCCGCGCCTGGGCGACATGGGCTACCAGCTCGCGCTTCTGGCCGCCTTCGCGGCGATCGGCGGCCTGCTCGACTTGCCCTTCGACCTGTACAGCACCTTCCGCATCGAGCAGCGTTTCGGCTTCAACCGAATGACATGGAAGCTCTATCTGGCAGACGCGATGAAGAACCTGCTGGTCGGCGTGATCATCGGCTTGCCGATCGCCGCGCTGATCCTGTGGATCATGGGCGCCACCGGGCCGCTGTGGTGGCTGTGGGCCTGGGGCGCCTGGATGGGCTTCAACCTGCTGATCCTGGTGCTCTACCCGACCGTGATCGCGCCGCTGTTCAACAAGTTCGAGCCGCTGGCCGACGAGTCGCTCAGGGCGCGCGTGCAGGCGCTGATGGCGCGCTGCGGATTCACCGCCAAGGGGCTGTTCGTGATGGACGGCAGCAAGCGCTCGGCCCACGCCAATGCCTACTTCACCGGCTTCGGCGCGGCCAAGCGCGTGGTCTTCTTCGATACGCTGCTGAACAAGCTCTCTCCCGGCGAGGTGGAGGCCGTGCTGGCCCACGAGCTCGGCCACTTCAAGCACCGGCACGTGATCAAGCGCATCGCGGCGATGTTCGGGCTCAGCCTGGCGGGCTTCGCGCTGCTGGGCTGGCTGTCGGGGCAGGCCTGGTTCTACCAGGGGTTGGGCGTGCAGCCCGGCATCGGCGCGCCGAACGATGCGCTGGCGCTGTTGCTGTTCCTGCTCGTCACGCCGGTGTTCGGCTTCTTCGTCTCGCCGCTGCTCGCGCAGCTGTCACGCCGTCACGAGTTCCAGGCTGACGCCTATGCGTGCGCGCAGGCCAGCGGTGTCGATCTCTCCTCCGCGCTGCTGAAGCTGCACGAGGACAACGCTGCCACGCTGACGCCCGACCCGGTCTACGTGAAGTTCTACTACTCGCACCCGCCGGCCTCCGAGCGGCTCGCGGCAATGCGACATCAACCGGCCTGA
- a CDS encoding CoA pyrophosphatase: MTRPPILDPQSVPVLGTDAHLSAVPADRLRADSLRRRFGGAAGWEPEIPGDGRLFADRTPAHASVLVPLVARAAGPTVLLTRRTDHLRDHAGQISFPGGRAEDSDDDVVHTALREAQEEVGLAAEHVDVIGALPVYTTVTGFIVTPVVALVQPGFTLALDEFEVAEAFEVPLAFLMDPAHHQRHEFEFAGVQRRFLSMPWEGPGADGQVRRYFIWGATAAMLRNLYAFLAA, from the coding sequence ATGACACGCCCGCCCATCCTCGATCCGCAGTCGGTGCCCGTGCTCGGCACGGACGCGCACCTGAGCGCGGTGCCGGCCGATCGGCTGCGCGCCGATTCGCTGCGTCGGCGTTTCGGCGGTGCGGCCGGCTGGGAGCCGGAGATTCCCGGCGACGGGCGCCTGTTCGCCGACCGCACGCCGGCCCATGCCTCGGTGCTGGTGCCGTTGGTGGCCCGCGCGGCCGGGCCGACGGTGCTGCTCACGCGCCGCACCGACCACCTGCGCGACCACGCCGGCCAGATCAGCTTCCCTGGGGGGCGCGCCGAAGACAGCGACGACGACGTGGTGCACACCGCGCTGCGCGAGGCGCAGGAGGAGGTCGGCCTGGCCGCCGAGCATGTCGACGTGATCGGCGCGCTGCCTGTCTACACCACCGTGACCGGCTTCATCGTCACGCCGGTGGTGGCCCTGGTGCAGCCCGGCTTCACGCTGGCACTCGATGAGTTCGAGGTGGCCGAGGCCTTCGAGGTGCCGCTGGCCTTCCTGATGGATCCGGCGCACCACCAGCGCCACGAATTCGAGTTCGCCGGCGTTCAGCGGCGCTTCCTGTCCATGCCCTGGGAGGGTCCGGGGGCCGATGGGCAGGTGCGCCGCTACTTCATCTGGGGCGCCACGGCCGCCATGCTGCGCAACCTCTACGCCTTCCTGGCCGCCTGA
- the rplS gene encoding 50S ribosomal protein L19, which produces MDLIQTLEREEITRLNKTIPEFAPGDTVIVSVNVVEGTRKRVQAYEGVVIAKRNRGLNSSFIVRKISSGEGVERTFQLYSPLIATIEVKRRGDVRRAKLYYLRQRSGKSARIKEKLA; this is translated from the coding sequence ATGGACCTGATCCAGACCCTCGAGCGGGAAGAAATCACCCGTCTCAACAAGACCATCCCCGAATTCGCCCCCGGCGACACCGTGATCGTCAGCGTGAACGTCGTCGAAGGCACCCGCAAGCGCGTGCAGGCCTACGAAGGTGTCGTGATCGCCAAGCGCAACCGCGGCCTGAACAGCAGCTTCATCGTGCGCAAGATCTCCAGCGGCGAAGGCGTGGAGCGTACGTTCCAGCTGTACAGCCCGCTGATCGCCACGATCGAGGTGAAGCGCCGCGGCGACGTGCGCCGCGCCAAGCTGTACTACCTGCGCCAGCGCTCGGGCAAGTCGGCGCGAATCAAGGAGAAGCTGGCCTGA
- a CDS encoding 4a-hydroxytetrahydrobiopterin dehydratase, protein MSNLLNQRCKALEGGTAMNPEAIRDHLAQVSGWHLSSGAIEKTFNFRNYHETLGFVNALGWIANTEDHHPELRVFYDRCVVRFDTHSVGGISINDFICAAKADALVAFVA, encoded by the coding sequence ATGAGCAATCTGCTGAACCAACGCTGCAAGGCGCTCGAGGGCGGCACGGCGATGAATCCTGAGGCGATCCGCGACCATCTGGCGCAGGTCAGCGGCTGGCACCTTTCCAGCGGCGCGATCGAGAAGACCTTCAACTTCAGGAACTACCACGAGACCCTGGGTTTCGTGAACGCACTGGGCTGGATCGCCAACACCGAAGACCACCACCCCGAGCTGCGCGTCTTCTACGACCGCTGCGTGGTGCGCTTCGACACCCACTCGGTGGGCGGCATCTCGATCAACGATTTCATCTGCGCGGCCAAGGCCGATGCGCTGGTGGCCTTCGTCGCCTGA
- the rsgA gene encoding ribosome small subunit-dependent GTPase A, with protein MNRAVELDIGLVVAGHGRHYTVETPEGTRLTCSPRGKKSDCVVGDRVRWMPAGGGEGVIEAVEPRRNLLFRQDDWKTKSFAANLDQLLVLVAAEPVFSESQLARALIAAEAAGIPAAIVLNKADLPAIDTARKRLAPYAAMGIAVHEMALKAQPGPSRDMLSPLLQGKATLVLGPSGTGKSTLINLLVPHASAQVGEISRVLNSGRHTTTTTAWYWIDEARTSALIDSPGFQEFGLRQVDAQQLPALMADFREPSTLCRFYNCTHVKEPGCGVLAAVARGEITEQRHRIYTEILAELQRSRY; from the coding sequence TTGAACCGCGCCGTCGAACTCGACATCGGGCTGGTGGTCGCCGGCCATGGCCGCCACTACACCGTCGAAACGCCTGAAGGCACCCGGCTGACCTGCTCGCCGCGGGGCAAGAAGAGCGACTGCGTGGTCGGCGACCGCGTGCGCTGGATGCCCGCCGGCGGCGGCGAAGGCGTGATCGAGGCGGTGGAGCCGCGGCGCAACCTGCTGTTCCGCCAGGACGACTGGAAGACCAAGTCCTTCGCCGCCAATCTCGATCAACTTCTTGTACTGGTCGCCGCCGAACCGGTGTTCAGCGAGTCGCAGCTGGCGCGTGCGCTGATTGCCGCCGAGGCCGCCGGCATCCCGGCCGCCATCGTGCTGAACAAGGCCGACCTGCCCGCCATCGACACCGCCCGCAAGCGGCTCGCGCCGTACGCGGCCATGGGCATCGCGGTGCACGAGATGGCGCTCAAGGCCCAGCCCGGGCCGAGTCGCGACATGCTGTCGCCGCTGCTGCAAGGCAAGGCGACCCTGGTGCTGGGCCCCAGCGGCACGGGCAAGAGCACGCTGATAAACCTGCTCGTTCCGCACGCGAGCGCGCAGGTCGGCGAGATCTCGCGCGTGCTGAACTCGGGGCGGCACACGACCACGACCACGGCCTGGTACTGGATCGACGAAGCCCGCACCAGTGCGCTGATCGACTCGCCGGGCTTCCAGGAGTTCGGTCTCAGGCAGGTCGACGCGCAGCAACTGCCGGCGCTGATGGCCGACTTCCGCGAGCCGTCGACGTTATGCCGCTTCTACAACTGCACCCATGTGAAGGAGCCGGGCTGCGGCGTGCTGGCGGCGGTGGCGCGCGGCGAGATCACCGAGCAGCGGCACCGCATCTACACGGAAATCCTCGCGGAGCTTCAGCGCTCACGCTACTGA